The Phyllopteryx taeniolatus isolate TA_2022b chromosome 9, UOR_Ptae_1.2, whole genome shotgun sequence genome contains a region encoding:
- the LOC133483981 gene encoding G-protein coupled receptor 22-like translates to METEGYRDLLETSDGQGVGLLDGQGGGGVEEDWSAPYPLGFQVSLTTVLILELVLGFSSNLTVLVLYCAQSNLVDSVSNLVTVNLHVLDILVCVLCLPLTVAVILLPANGSGVGSLATLCCFHEACVTFTSVATAVNVLVISLDRYDISVRPASRLLNPRRAGLLLVAVWAVSLAVFFLPFLEGDFFSSMTEDNEDVEQGGLNNDLESTTGPATLFSSLAPSVLPSTHPSSPSHNLSPVWQNRTLLCIGGQGYYTGMAMYYHLLLQVPCFFIAVVVMLFTYSQILQALNIRIGSHMMRSNRTKDSTCRIRCRRTKKKDLTLPTEVVSSNQNQNLSHPPLIPSPTPTPTSPPPLSSMPQGISDSGATVTTVSTAATTPVTTTPATPASPTPASGSMQTHATSPLPASSMGVQASVSAIIALRRAVRRHRDRRERQRRVLKMSLIIISTFLGCWAPLSAVNILILCMGPSDGLVRIRLCFLAMAYGTTIFHPLLYAFTRQKLRRALKTRVKKRVVSLLQVDPAPIGGTVIHNSWVEGGGQRKSRKPRVEASDGTDRCLTEAVRE, encoded by the coding sequence ATGGAGACCGAAGGCTATCGTGACCTCCTGGAGACCAGCGACGGTCAGGGGGTAGGCCTCCTGGATGGAcaaggtgggggtggggtggaggAGGACTGGAGCGCCCCCTACCCTCTTGGCTTCCAGGTGTCTTTGACCACAGTGCTGATCCTAGAGCTGGTACTGGGCTTCAGCAGCAACTTAACTGTACTTGTGCTGTACTGCGCCCAGTCCAACCTGGTGGATTCAGTCAGTAACCTGGTCACTGTCAACCTCCATGTTCTGGACATACTGGTGTGTGTGCTGTGTCTGCCGCTGACGGTGGCTGTCATCCTGCTCCCGGCCAATGGAAGCGGCGTCGGGAGCCTGGCCACATTGTGCTGCTTTCACGAAGCCTGCGTCACGTTCACCAGTGTGGCCACTGCTGTTAACGTCCTGGTGATCAGTTTGGACCGCTACGACATCTCTGTGCGTCCAGCCAGTCGCCTCCTGAACCCTCGCCGTGCTGGACTGCTCCTGGTGGCAGTGTGGGCCGTCTCTCTGGCTGtcttcttccttcctttccttgAGGGTGACTTCTTCTCCTCAATGACTGAAGACAATGAGGATGTGGAGCAAGGGGGCCTGAACAATGACTTGGAGTCCACTACTGGACCCGCAAcacttttttcttctcttgCACCTTCTGTTTTACCTTCGACACACCCCTCCTCCCCCTCACACAACCTTTCTCCAGTATGGCAGAACAGAACACTGCTATGCATCGGGGGGCAAGGCTACTACACAGGAATGGCTATGTATTACCACTTGTTACTACAAGTGCCCTGCTTCTTCATTGCTGTGGTTGTCATGCTGTTCACCTACTCCCAGATCCTACAGGCCCTCAACATTCGAATAGGATCCCACATGATGAGGAGTAACCGTACAAAGGACTCTACCTGCAGGATACGCTGCAGGAGGACGAAGAAGAAGGACCTCACCTTGCCAACAGAGGTGGTATCCTCCAATCAGAACCAGAATCTCTCTCATCCACCCCTTATTCCCTCTCCCACCCCAACGCCGACATCCCCACCACCACTCTCCTCCATGCCCCAGGGGATATCTGACAGTGGTGCTACAGTCACTACTGTCAGTACGGCTGCCACCACCCCCGTCACCACCACACCTGCCACCCCTGCTTCTCCGACTCCCGCGTCAGGATCCATGCAGACCCACGCCACCTCCCCACTACCGGCTTCCTCCATGGGTGTACAGGCTTCGGTTTCTGCAATCATCGCCTTGAGACGGGCCGTGCGTAGACATAGGGACCGCCGGGAACGTCAACGTCGTGTCCTTAAAATGTCTCTAATAATTATTTCCACCTTCTTGGGCTGCTGGGCTCCCTTGTCCGCGGTCAACATTCTGATCCTGTGCATGGGCCCCAGCGACGGTTTGGTGCGGATCCGTCTTTGCTTCTTGGCGATGGCTTACGGAACAACAATCTTTCATCCTCTGCTCTATGCTTTCACAAGGCAGAAGCTGCGCCGGGCCCTGAAAACACGAGTCAAGAAAAGGGTTGTGTCCCTTCTGCAGGTGGACCCAGCTCCCATTGGGGGGACAGTTATTCATAACTCCTGGGTGGAAGGGGGAGGCCAGAGGAAGAGTCGCAAGCCCCGAGTGGAGGCCAGCGATGGCACAGATCGATGTCTCACTGAGGCAGTGAGGGAATAA